CTCTACCACTTGCTCAAAAATATCGGAAAACAATTCAAAGTTATCCGTGTACACCGAGATGCATTTCATGTTTGATCCCATCCTCTTTCTTCTTGTCTATTTCTTGCTCGTTGCGGTCTGTTCCTTATTCTTCCTGACCTTGGACGTTTTCATACGCTTCTTCCCTTCACGACATACGTCGAGAAGCGGACATACCTGGCATTGCGGATTTTGGGCTTTGCAGTGATACCTGCCGAAGAAAATAAGCCTGTGATGAGTTAAGGTCCACTCTTCACGCGGTATTCGTTTCATCAGCTTCTTCTCCACTTCAAGTACACTGTCATCCCAGCCGACAAGGCCAAGACGCTTAGACACGCGCTCTACATGGGTGTCCACTGCAATGGCAGGTACGCCAAAAGCGTTTGAAACGACCACATTCGCGGTTTTTCGTCCGACACCTGGAAGCTTCACCAACTCATCATGGGCTTCAGGCACGTCACCACCATACTGTTCAATCAATATCCGGCACAGATTGTGGATGTGCTTCGCCTTGTTACGGTATAACCCAATCCGCCGGATATCTTGTTCCAGTTCCTCAATCGATACCGAAACATAATCCTGCGGTGTTTTATATTTTTGAAACAGATCCTTCGTCACCTTGTTAACTGTCGCATCCGAACACTGAGCCGACAACAAAACAGCAATCGTCAGTTCGAATGCATTCTCATGAAGCAATTCGCAATGAGCATCCGGAAACATGTTTTCCATCGTATCAAGTATATGCCGTACCGTAGCCGAGTTCATTTCAGGTCCCTCCCGCAAAAAAAAGTCTTGATGCGACAAAGCCCCGCATCAAGACGGTGTTTCTCGTGTATTTCCAAAGTGATAACTATTGTTTCACGATCTCTACAACGGCTCCGTTGTTGAAATACAGTACAATATTATCATTTTCTTTAAGGGATTGCACGGACAAGTTCTGATCTCCCTCGTGAACATATAAATTCGAAGCCGCTGGGAAACGATAATTTTCCGTAGTATTCTTACGTTTTACAAAAACATCACCGTTTTCATATCGCCAGAAAGAACGGCTAGTGGTATCCAGAACTTTTACAATGGTTGTTCCGTCAACATCCTTACGGATTTCTACACGATCATTGACAGTAACACTGTTCAAATTCGTCGAAGTTACGCCTCCGCGATTAATTTTCACTTTACCAGCTGTATCAATCGTCTGATTGGCACTGTTGAATTCCTTAACAGTCAGTTTGTTCCCTGCTGAATCCACATTCATAATCTGACCAAGTGTCAGTTTAACGGTCTGAACTGCTGTTGGCGTTGTACCGACAAAGCTGACATTGATCAGTGTTCCCGGACGAAGATCACTTACACGAATGCTTTGCCCGTTCTCATCTGTAAGTACTACTTTATCTGCGTAAAATTCGCTCGTAATCCCTTCGTTTTTGACCCTTATTCGGTTCAAAGTCGGCTCAGTGGATATGATCTCAAATTGGAGTGAAGATTTCATCTTTAGGCTGGACAAGCTATCCTGGCTATTGGTTAGCTGTGCAGACACCTCATCACCGATTTTAATATCGGACATGGAAGCAACCGGTTTTCCGTAGAGCTCCACTCTTGGTATGCTATAAGGAATGTTGATGTTTTGTCCACCATCCGTCTGAATCGTCAGAATTCTGGTTGCAGCGTTAATCGCTATAACTTTACCTTCGTATTTGTAGACCACTTCCAGCGATATAGCACGATTACCGATATAACTTACATCAACTTTGCGTCCTGGTTCCAAAAGTCTTTCAATGGAGGCTAATGTGACTCCGGCAGAAGAATCAAACTTGGTTTTTTCATCCAAAACAATAACTACTGGCAAACTTTTATCATCACTAACCGTCAACCAACGCTTTTTGGTATCATAAGAAACGATAGTTGCAGCGTTAATGCGCTCCGTTTGACGTCCCACCACTTGAATTTTGGAAACCTTATCTTCCCCATTGATCGTAAGCTCGATTTTATCACCTGAGGTCGCATCCGCGATAAGATCATCAAGGGTCGGCTTCGCAACTCCATTGATCATAATCTCAGGCTTTTCAACCAAAAACTTCGTTTCCAGCTGAGTGCTGTTAGTTCGTTTATACGTAATGGTTTTGCCATTGCTCTCGACGTTATAAAGCATACCTGCAACCGTATGGTCAACACTTTGACTTAACTCCAACTTCTGCAGAATGCTGTTCTTTACGGTATAAGTTACAACAGAACCTGCTTTTAACTCTGAAGGACTCATCAATTGGTTTTGATATTGAACCAAAGTTCCGTCATCCCACTTAAATGTATCGACAGTGTTATTGGACCCGTCTTTAATGGATATCGTCTTGTTAACGGTATCTACAGCTTGTATAGTTCCTGTAGCTGTTTTATTGACTAGACCGTTTTTCACACGAATCGCTACAACACGTTTTTGCGGACTGAAGGTTTCGCGCTCAACAGTCACCACACTGCCGGAAGCCATCGTACTCGGATCGATTTTGTTACCATTCTGATCCAGGAACAACGTATTGGCATCGTATGACAATTCTTCAAACGTGTTGTTGGAATCAAACCAGATCACGTTGTTTGGTGACAATCGGGCATAAATTCGTTCAACCGATTCTACTTTCTGTGTTGGATCAATAATTTCTACATAATCCGCTTTGTTGTTCTTACCGATAACCATAACTTTGGTGTACGGTTTGATATCTGAGACAGACAACCTTTTAGCCGAATCTTTTTCAAAATAGGCTGTTGATCCGTCAAGAGTAAACGTGCTTGGCTTTCCATCAATATAAATTTCAAGCTTTCCGCTGTCTACAGCTGAAACATAACCTTCATATTGATTGTCATAATTAACATCGATGTGTGCTTGCGCACGGCTTAAAAAAGTTGCCAACTGAGCACGGGTTACCGCACCCTGGGGGTCAAATTTATTACCGCTTACGCCTTGTGCCAGACCGAGATCAACGGCTACACTGACATAGCCAATCCGATCTGGAGAAATTTTGGCGTTATCCGCAAAACCCGTCGATTTGTTCATCGCGGCATTCGCATCGGACGTTCGTCCAATGGATCGTACCAATACTTCCAGAACCCATTCGCGGGTCGCTTTTTTCGCACCCCAGGTAACTTTGGTGTCCGAATAGCCGGATTCCTTTTTCTTGTCGAGCAGGTTTTGCTGAAGCGCCAATTTCACGTACGGAACTGCATAACTGCTTACGTTCATATTTGTCGGTAATGCCGTAGACGTGCCGGTGCTGTCATTCACCTGTTGATTTAAGAAACGGATCGCCATCGTAACAGCTTCCTGCTGGGTCACAGGATCGTTCGGACGGAATTTGCCGTTCTCTCCTCTAACAATTCCCTGTGCCGCCAATTGATAAATATACTTTTCTCCCCAATAACCTGATTTCACGTCACTAAAGACATTGGTTGTGGAAGCATTAACACCCACTGCCACTGCTGGCGCTTGTTCCGCTGCAACAGTGGAAGCCCCTGCTCCCATTACCATGAGTCCGGCCATGACGGCGGAGACCACTTTTTTGGAATGATATTGTTTGTTTTGTCTAGATACCATTTTGTTTCCCCTCTCATAACTGCTGTTTCCTTAACATTACTTTATTCGACAGCAGATCGTGATCTCCTTCAAACCGTCATCACCGAGTTTCAGGATTTTCTAATTCTACATGACCCATCAGGCTCTCTACCTGTTTACCGTCAACGAGCAGTTGAAGCGATTTTACTTCTTCAAATTGAAAATAAGTTTTTTTGAGAGCGTCAACGGCGAACAATTCTCCTCCAGAACCTAAACGGGCTTCATCCGGAATATGGAGATCAAGTGTCAATTTCCCGTCCTCGAATGTTGATGAGTTCAGCTCAGCCTTTTCCCATAATGAAACCATTTCAGCGCTGTCGCTCTTTTTCAACGCTTCAAATGTGGCTTCATACTTCTCGCTAGATTTCTTCAACATGATTTTTGAAGAACCTTCCTTCAGCTCCAGAAGCTCCGGATCGGTATAATATACCGTAATCGTTTCTGTTGTTTCTCCCGGCGTTTGGCTGCTGCCGCCAGCTCCGTTCGTCGATTCCGTATTATCGCCGCCCTCAGGTGAGGGCGCTACTGATGTATTTTGTTCCGATGTGTTACCAGGAGCAGCTCCTGGCTTTTGTCCGCAACCAGCCCCAAGCACCATAACTGCCGCCAACAATCCAACGGACCATATTTTCTTGTTCATGTGCCCACCTCCTGAAATCATCTGTATCCATTATTTAACTTTCAAATACTCCTTCAATCCGACTACTATAGACTCAGCTACCGCGTTTTGAAAGGTTGTGTTAAACAGCTTGCTTTCATCATTTGTGTTGCTTAGAAAGCCAACTTCGAGCAAGACAGCCGGCATGTTAGTTTCACGGATAACATGGAAATTGCCGTTTTTAACACCGCGGTCCTTGAGCCCCGTAGCTCCGATTATATGTTTGTGTAAGACATTAGCAAGCGATTTGCTAGCCTCTCTCCTGTAATAAGTCTCTGTACCTGTTGCTGCAGAAGGCCCACTGTTCGCATGAATGGATACAAAGGCATCCGCCTTCAAATCGTTAGCGATTTTAACCCGATCCTTCAATTCAAGGAAAGTATCATTACTTCGTGTCAATACGACATCGATGTTCTGCTCTTTTTCCAGCAGCTTTCCTACTTTCAAAGCAAGAGCCAGAGTAAAGTCTTTTTCTTTCTTTTGGGTTACACCGATGGCTCCCGGGTCATGAGCACCGTGTCCAGCATCGATGACTACCAGTTTTTTGCCTCCGGTACCTGGATCTGGTCCAGGTTCTGTGGAAGTATTAAGATCCACAATGAACAAGCTCGAACCGCTCTCCGTCCCCTGAAGCGTATAATTTTTCGCATAATTAAGATCAATTACAATCCGTACAGTGGAAGGATTACTGTTGTACAGCGAATATCTGACCTTCTTTACGTCTGGATAACCGGTAACTATTAGTTCTCCGTTCAAGTTAGCATTGATACTGTTGTTGCTGCTGAACGATTCGGAAAATTTCGCATTTTCAACGTCAATTACAATCCGATCAGGACTGCTCAACTTCGTGACTTTAGGCTTCACGTTGCCCGATACAGCTACCATCAGACGATTATCACTAAAGCTGATACCGTTCACGGTGGATAACTTATCATCTTCACCGCCCCCAGTTGTCGGGGTAATAAGATATACTGCTTTCTTTTGATTATCCCATTTGACGTTCAAGCCCATCTGTTCACTGACAAAACGGATGGGTACAATCGTCGTGCCGCCACGCAAAATCGGAGCCTTTGTCATCTCTGTACGCTGACCGTTAATCATCGCATATTTGTTGCCGATGACCATCTCAACCGTTTTTCCGCCTTCTTTAACGGTAACCGTTTGAGTCGACTTATTCCAACCTACAGAGTAACCTAAGTTCTCAGAAATCACGCGGATCGGTACCATAACCGTCCCGCTGATATTTTCCACTTTCACGTTTGAGGACAAGCTCAACTCATTACCGTCAAGATAGATCTTGGCGCTATATGAACTAGCATCCGCCCCCTTAGGAAAAGCCACCATGATGACAAACAGAAACAATAAAAAACCGAACTTCTTCATCCTTCACCCCTACCATCCTATTGTTTTGCCATAGATTGGCGTTTCTGCAACCCGGCTTGTCCGACATTACCTGACAAACTATAGACGCGCCCTGTTTCTGAAAGTTGCGAAAATATACCCTTTTTACCAAAAAAACTCCCATTTCTTAAAAAGAAATAGGAGTTTAGTCTTTCATAAACATGAAATTATTGATGATTCCTAATGCAAGAATATTAATTACGAGTCATAGGATTCTCCAGGTCTACATGTCCCATAAGACTTTCGACTTTCTTTCCATCAACCAACAGCTGAATCGATTTCACCTCTTCAAACTGGAAGAACGTATTTCTTAAGGCTTCAATAGCATACGATTCTCCGCCAGATCCCAGATTTGCCTCATCTGGCTTCACGATGTCCAGCGTCAAAGCTCCCTGATCAAACTTTACAGATGTCAACTTGATTGAATCACGCCATAATGGCACCAGCTGATCATCTCCGCTATTTTGTAGCCCTTCAAATGCTTTAACATATTTATTCTCTTCATCAGTATACGTAATTTCGCGAGAAGCTTTTATCAGATCCAATAGCTCCGGATCCGTATAATAGAGCTCAATCGTAGCCTTCTTCTCCTGAGAGGCAGTTTCTTTATTACCCGCCGGACTTCCTTGAGTTCCGGTATTTTGCTTCTCAGCCGGCTCTCCTTGAGTCCCACCAGTACTTTCTGTAGGCTGCTCATTCTCATTATTTTCGTTAGGTGGTTCCTCTTTATTAACCGTCTCTGGAGCTTCAACTTCCCCAGACGATTGCGTATTCGGCTCACTAGGGGCCGCTGCTGGCTTCTGACCGCATCCGGTGCTAACAGCCAGGACAAGTGCCAACAGACCTGTGACTAAATACTTCCTGTTCATTGATTGTCCCCCTCTGTAGTTTAAATCTTGTATCCATCATTGTACTTTAAGATATTCTTTAATACCATCTACGATACCTTGTGCAACACGATTTTGGAAATCTTCGTTAAACAATTGTGATTCATCGCTACTGTTGCTCAAAAATCCGATTTCTAGCAGAACAGCAGGCATTTTTGTCTCTCTAGTAACATGAAGGTTTCCTGGTTTAACTTTACGGTCTTTTAGCCCCGTCGCTTTGACGAGATGTTTATGAATGATATTGGCAAGCTCAATGCTTGTCTCCCGTGTATAATATGTTTCTGTTCCATTCGGAGTGCTGGAAGTATTGCTGTTACCGTGGATCGATACAAAAATATCGGATTTTAGGTTGTTTGCTAGCTTCGTCCGGTCGCTAAGGCTCATGGTAGAATCATCACTTCGAGTCATAACGACATCAATGCTCTTCTCATTCTTGAGGAGCGCTTCTACTTTCTTAGCAATCGAAAGATTCATCGTCTTCTCATATTTCCCGGTAACACTGAGTGCACCTGGTTGACCACCGCCGTGGCCTGCATCGATAACTACAACTTTTTTACCGCTTGAACCGATTGGAGGTGCCGGTTCCGAATCTGTCGCGTTAAGATCAACGAATATTAGGCCCGCATTTTCTGTAGAAACGGTGTAATTCTTAGCCGTTGTCAAATTAATAACGACCCGTACTGTAGATGGAGAATCGCTAAAAAGTGCATATCGGATCTGAGACACTTCCGGGTATCCCGTTACATTCAGTTCCCCACTGTTTTGGGTGTTTAGCGTATGTTCATATCCAAAGGATTCTGAAAATGCCGTATTTGGTAAATCAACGACAATACGATCTGGTCCGCTCAATTTAAATACGCTTGGCGTAACGGAGGCGCTTGTTGAGATCATCAACCGGTCCTCACTGAAGCTGATCCCATCCACCGTAGCAAGAGTCCCTGGTGTACCTGGCACGGAGGGAACGTTAGGATCGGTCGGTGTACCTGGTACCTCAGGATCCGGCTCGGATGGTGTCGCCTCCCCAGGATCGGTCATACTTTCACTCGAAGACAGGAATACAGCCTTCATCTGGTTGTCCCATTTCACGTCCATTCCCATCTGGCTGCTCACAAAACGGAGTGGCACCAGCGTGGTCTGACCATTCAACACTGGCGTTATGTTCATGCTCACTTGCGATCCGTCAATTTCTGCTGTATTGCTTCCAACGACCATCTTTACCGTTGTATTGCTGTTTTGTACCGTTACGGATTGGCTTGATTTTTCCCAATCCACCTTGAATCCTAAGTTTTCAGACACCACACGAATCGGTATTAAAATATTGTTATTTACATTGGCCACCTTAACACCGGACGTCAAATTCAACTGCTCCCCGTCCAAAAATATCTTGGCACTACCCGAGGATGCATCCCCCACCTTTGGGAACGCTAGCAAGAAGACAACTAAAAACATCAGAAAGCCTAACTTCTTCATGAATCCACCTCTATTATCCTATGTTTTCGCTAATGCAATTCAGCGTTCCGCTGCAGGCTGTTTTCGGACATATACCGACATTGTAATAAATCCGCCCAATCTAGAAGCTGTATATTACATCCATAATAACAGAAAAAACTTCCATTTCCTACACCGGAAATGGAAGTTTAATAATCTTGTAATCTTTTGTTGAAAGAATTGATAGATTAGGCGAACAAACGATCCCCATGTTTCTTCTCGTAAGCATCTATTTTGCTTTCATGCTGAAGCGTCAGACCAATATCATCCAATCCTTGAAGCAGAAACTGACGGCGATGCTCATCGAGATCGAAATCAATGCGCAGACCTTGCTCATCAGTAATGCTCTTGTTCTCCAGATCCACGGTTAACTGGTAGCCTTCCTTGGCAGTGGTGCGCTGGAACAGGTCTTCCACCTGCTCTTCAGAAAGTTTGATTGGCAGAATACCGTTTTTGAAACAGTTATTATAGAAAATATCAGCGAACGACGGTGCAATAACGACCCGAAATCCGTAATCCATAATTGCCCAAGGAGCATGTTCACGCGAAGATCCGCAGCCAAAATTAGCTCTGGAGATCAGTACGGAAGACCCCTGATAACGCGGCTGATTTAATGGGAAGCTGTCAATGACAGCTCCCTCTTCATCAAAACGCCATTCATAAAACAGAAACTGTCCGAATCCTGTCCGTTCAATACGCTTAAGAAACTGCTTTGGAATAATTGCATCCGTGTCAACGTTTACCCGATCCACAGGTCCAACGATACCGGTTAATTTAGTAAATGCTTGCATAGGTTTCTCCCCGTCCCTTCTTAGATTGCAGCTTCCTCGCTGACAAAATTCCAGTCACGCACATCGACAAACCGGCCTTTAACTGCTGCCGCAGCAGCCATGGCAGGCGATACGAGGTGAGTTCTGCCTCCTCGTCCCTGACGACCTTCAAAGTTACGGTTGGACGTAGATGCGCAGCGCTGTCCAGGTTTTAGCACATCCGGGTTCATCGCAAGACACATACTGCAGCCTGCTTCTCGCCATTCAAATCCCGCTTCGACAAAGATTTTATCCAAACCTTCCTCCTCAGCCTGGATCTTAACGCGTCCGGAGCCAGGAACCACAATTGCCGTTACTTTCTCAGACACCTTATGTCCTTTCGCTACAGCCGCTGCTGCCCGAAGATCTTCAATACGTCCGTTTGTGCAAGAGCCAATAAAGACGTAGTCGATTGGAATTTCTGAAATAGGCGTTCCAGGTACGAGAGCCATATATTCAAGTGCTTTTTCAGCAGCTTTACGTTCATTTTCTGTTGCAAAATCAGCAGGATTTGGTACAGAAGACGAAATGTTTGTGCCCATTCCCGGGCTCGTTCCCCAAGTTACCTGCGGAATCAAAGATTCCACATCAAATTCCAAAACGGTATCAAACTGAGCGCCTTCGTCAGTTACAAGATCTTTCCATGCTTCCACTCTGCTGTCAAAGTCCTCTCCCTGCGGCACATGCTGACGTCCACGGAGATAATCAAAAGTCGTCTCGTCCGGTGCGATCATACCCGCTCGAGCACCGCCCTCGATGGACATGTTACATACCGTCATACGTTCTTCCATCGTTAATTCACGGATTGCTTCACCTGTATACTCAATTACATATCCTGTAGCGAAATCTGTACCATACTTAGCAATAACACCAAGAATCATGTCTTTCGCCGTGACACCAGGATTGCGCTTACCTACAAAGCGAACTTCCATCGTCTTCGCCTTGGCCTGCTGCAAACATTGTGTAGCCATGACGTGCTCAACCTCACTGGTACCAATACCGAATGCGAGAGCGCCAAACGCGCCGTGTGTAGAGGTATGGCTATCACCGCACACAATCGTTTTACCAGGATGCGTCAAGCCGAGTTCAGGACCCATTACGTGAACTACACCTTGATCAATCGTATCCAGATCATACAGCGTCACACCAAAATCACGGCAATTCTGTGTCAGTGTATCAATCTGCTGTTTGGAGATTGGATCAGTAATGTTGTAACGGTCTTTCGTCGGAACGTTATGGTCCATCGTCGCAAACGTCAACTCAGGACGACGCACCTTGCGTCCACTAAGACGAAGCCCTTCAAAAGCCTGCGGCGAGGTCACTTCGTGAACCAAATGCAGGTCGATATACAATATACCGGGCTTACCCTCTTCCTGATGAATGACGTGGTTATCCCAAATTTTTTCGAACATCGTCTTTTTACTCATCATAATCACCCCATTAATTCATTCGGTCAAAGTGAAAAGAAAGATATTACCTTCCCTTTCGATTGATAGTACTATATCATCTCCCGCTTCATTGTTCCAAGATATAAAATCTATAAAAGCAATAGGTATCAACTATAAGTGCTTAATCTTTCAAAAAAGGGAGATAACCTATATAATATAGTAACAATAATAGGTAACGCCTATAAACGGAGTGATACGAATGGAATTAAGACAGCTACAATATACTTTACAGATCGCCGCCGATAAAAACTTTTCAAGGGCCGCCGAGAAGCTGCACATTGCCCAGCCTTCACTCAGCCAGCAATTATCCAAGCTGGAAAAGGAGCTCGGTGTCCTGCTGTTTCAGCGCAATACAAGCACGGTCGAGCTTACCCATGCAGGTGCAAGCTTTGTGGAGCACGCACAAAAAATAATGGATGCCGTTGAGCAACTCCGTCAGGAGATGTCCGATATTTCACAGCTCCGTAAAGGTAAAGTCGTTGTTGGCAGTATGCCGATTACTGGTTCTCACTTGCTGCCCAGGGTGCTTCCGGCATTTAAAGAATCATATCCTGATATTGAGATTACATTAATGGAAGATTCCTCTTTAAATTTGGAGAAGTTAACGGCCAGCGGTAAAGCCGATCTCAGTCTGTTGTCCCTTCCGCTTGTCGAACCATCTCTTTCCTGGGTTCCCTTAGGTGAGGAGAGGATCGATTTGGCTGTGCCTCCACAGCACCACCTCGCACTTCGTGCACAAAACCATCCCGCTGAACCGATTTCCCTACAGGAACTGAGAGATGAGGCATTTATCGTTCTGAAAAAAGGTCAGGGATTTCGTAAGCTTACCTTCGACCTGTGCCGGGAAGCCGGTTTTGAGCCAAACGTCGTTTTTGAGAGTAGCAACATCGAGACGATCCAATCTCTTGTAGCAACAGGCATGGGTGTTACTCTCGTTCCGCACTTTATCGCGCGGGCAAAGCGAAGCGAGTTTATTCCTGTGTTTTTGCCCCTTGCGGAGCCGGTTCCGAGCCGTACTTTGGTTGTTGCCTACCGCAACGGACGTTATTTGTCCAAAGCCGCTGAAGCCTTCATCCAAACCTTCAAAGAGGTTATGGATGTGCTTGCATCTGAAGGAATAAAAGACAAACTGTAACGTGAGCCGATAATAACCATGCTTAAACATAGTAAAGAGGCTGACCCCGCACATCCCATGCGGAGCAGCCTCTTTTTCGTACACCTATTATTTACGTAAATTATGCTGATCGATCAACCGATTCTGCTGATCCGAATTATAGGATGTATCCTGATTCACAGCATCAAACCTGTTGTTCTCACCCGTAACACCCTCTACAAAATTACGAAACTGATCTTTTTGCTCTTTCAAATCTTCTTGATTATTGATGTCGTTTCCGTTCTTATTTGCCATCATATCAACCTCCTTTAAGGGATTACCAGTAGTATACCCGCTCATCAGGAGATGAAACCGAAATTATATCATTTATATATGTACAAATTAGGTCTCCGATCTTCAAAGACAGGAATCCGCTGCCGTACGTTGTCTGTAAGTGAGCTATCCAGGTTTCCAGTAATAATAGCTTCTTCCTCCCCTCCTTCGGCAACAATCTCTCCCCAAGGATCGATGATCATCGAATGACCGAAAAAGGACGTATCTCCACTTACGCCTACACGATTGCACGCGACCACATACATCTGGTTTTCAATAGCTCTGGCCGTCAAAAGGGTTCTCCAATGATTTAAACGTGGGTGCGGCCACTCCGCTGGGACGAACAGCACCTTGGCACCAGCCAAAGCAAGACCTCGGGCAAGCTCTGGAAAACGGATATCATAACAAATGGAAGCTCCCGCTTTAAGTCCCTCTTCCAGCTCAAACGTTACGGCTTGATCCCCTGCATGGAGATGCTT
Above is a window of Paenibacillus uliginis N3/975 DNA encoding:
- a CDS encoding LysR family transcriptional regulator, producing the protein MELRQLQYTLQIAADKNFSRAAEKLHIAQPSLSQQLSKLEKELGVLLFQRNTSTVELTHAGASFVEHAQKIMDAVEQLRQEMSDISQLRKGKVVVGSMPITGSHLLPRVLPAFKESYPDIEITLMEDSSLNLEKLTASGKADLSLLSLPLVEPSLSWVPLGEERIDLAVPPQHHLALRAQNHPAEPISLQELRDEAFIVLKKGQGFRKLTFDLCREAGFEPNVVFESSNIETIQSLVATGMGVTLVPHFIARAKRSEFIPVFLPLAEPVPSRTLVVAYRNGRYLSKAAEAFIQTFKEVMDVLASEGIKDKL
- a CDS encoding carbon-nitrogen family hydrolase, with product MNIALIQSYIELGDPAGNRKRIFDLMEKAVGANPKPDIIVLPEMWNTGYALDRIHELADQDGRETKDSLSAFAREHQVQIVGGSVAEKIGERIYNTMYIFNRQGNQVASYSKMHLFRLMDEEKHLHAGDQAVTFELEEGLKAGASICYDIRFPELARGLALAGAKVLFVPAEWPHPRLNHWRTLLTARAIENQMYVVACNRVGVSGDTSFFGHSMIIDPWGEIVAEGGEEEAIITGNLDSSLTDNVRQRIPVFEDRRPNLYIYK